The region CCGCGGATGTTGGTGGTCGACCGGATGATCGGGACATTAAAGCGTCTCGGTGTACCGTTGGTTTTTTGGATGCGGTGCGCGTAGCTTTCAGTATCCCGGAGGAGTACGAGCTCTCCGTTATTCCCGAGGGTCAGAGATTGAACAACACTCCTCCGGCGAATACGATCATGTTGACTCTGGAGCATTTGCAGTCAGGGATAAGGTTTCCTCTGTCCGAGGAGTACCAGCGGTTGAGCGCCTATTTCAAAGTTCCTTTGTCTCAGATCCATCCCAACGGAGTTCGGCATTACTCGTGCTTTCTGAAGCTCTGTCAGCGGACTGGGGTCGTGGATTCCATGAGGTTATTCTGCTGTCTGTATCTGTTGTCTTTGAAAGACCAGAACCATTTTGCGTATATTAGGTTTCGGGGTGAGAGGAAGGATGTGCCTGGGGGTTTGTTTACTGGGATAACCGACTCTCTAAGGGATTTCAAAGAGGACTATTTCCGAGTTACTCATCCGACCGCCTTTCGGGGGATGATCAACACCTGGAGCTCGGATTGTCATAAACCGGATAAATGGTTTCATACCCCCAGCCCTTTCGAGTCGGCTGACATAGCTAAGCTTCGGGATGCCACGCCCGATGGGAAAAAGGCTCACGCCGATGTTCTTTGCCCAAAAGTCATTTTTGACTTTTGGAAGTCTTCAATGCCTGCCGGTAGATCCTTGTACATTTATgcgtttttgttttgttgttgtctcccctttttttttatttttcacgaTTTGCTCGACTTGCTCTTATCTGCTGTTTTATCCGTACTGACCTTTGTCCTATGCTTCTTTCAGTGAACAGTATTGATGTATCCCGGCTTGCTGGCAAAAAGCGCAAAAGACCAGCAAACCGAGCTCCTGCTCCGGCGCCGGCTCCTATGGCCCGAGCTGCCGCAACTGCAGCCACTCCCGAGGCTTCCGGGGTGCCGAGGCCTGAGGTCCCTGAGAATGCTGCCCCCGCGGTGGGTGTGAGCCCCGTGCCTCTTCGGGTTCAGCTGCCGGGCGGGATAGAGGTCCCTGTTTCCGCCGAGCCCGTGGGGACTATCCCTTTCATAAACTTGGATTCCACCGGGACTGTAGATGGTCCGGTTCAAAAAGAAGCTGCTCCCCGAGGAGATGTTCCTAAGGAGGCTGGCCCGAGCTCTAAAGGTCCCCGGGCATCTTTGGCGGATCTGCCGCCTGTTTCTTCGGACTCAAGCACGGCGGCTTCGGGTCCCCAGACAATAACTCGGGCGAGCTTTGCCGAGTGGGTAAGTCGCCATAATGATGGTGCCCGGGCAACCTTGAACAACCTTCCGATTGCCGGAGACGTTGCTCGGGTAACCACTTTACCCATCGACTTAGCCCATTATAAAACTCACCGGCCTGAGAATTTGCTGGCAGTTGTCTCCTCGCTCTGTCTCCaggtatttttattttccaCTTAGTAATTTTTGTGTTTGTGTTTTTTCTACCCTGTACTTATAGTGTTTGATTTCTGGTTTCAGGCAGCTCAAGTATCTTACTTGGCGGACCAGAATGCCAATAAGAACGAGGTTGATCTATTGCTGGCCAAGAACCTTCTTCTGTCCGAGCAAGCGAAGGTTCGAAGTGCTGAGAAACGTGCTGCTGACGCCGAGAAGAAAGCCTCCGATGGGGCCGCCCTGGTAGCTAAGCTGGAATTGCAACTGAAGAATTCCGAGGATCGAAGGTCGGAGGACTTGGAGATGCTCGGAAAGCTGAGAAATGACGTCAGTCGTCTGGAGACTGAGAAGGCTGCTGAGAAAGAGGATTTCTCGAAGCAACTCGCCGACGTCACTCGTCGAAATGAGCTGGCTTCCCAGGGGCTCCGGAGTTCGGTGGAGGATCTGAAGAAAAAGCTGGCCGATGCCGTGGCACGAGCTGATAAAGCCGAAGTCCAAGTCACAGAGGGTGCCACCCGGGAGGAGAATTTGTACGAGGACTTTCGGAAGATGCTGTATGTGGGCGAGGTCCAAGTTGGTGAGTTCATAAGAGGTCGGTTTGGAGCTGATGTCGACGTCTCAGATTTTAAGCTGGACGTGGTTGACTTGCACCGCCGTGCCAAAGATCTGCCCGAAGATTACGATATACCGGCAGATATTGAAGATTATCTGGCCGATGATCAGGGCGAGGGCCCAAACTGAGgcaatttgtttttgtaattgttgaacaatttagttttttgttttatagttttgaacaattttctttgtctttgtaaatttttgggatGTTTGAGCTTTGAGCTCCTTTTGCTAGTTTGAATATTTCCTTTCGTATACTTGTTTTTTCTGAATGAATTTTTCCATTGTTTTTGTAATGTTGAGCTCCGAGCTCCTTTGTTAtgctttgaatatttttgcaaAGTTTGGTCACTTTGGCCTTAGTATATATCTTGTTTTCATATGTTGGTTCTTAGTTGTTCATAGACCAAGTTTAAGCAAGTTGCTCGGCGTGGATAGCCTATTGTCTTGGGACAACCCGGAGTTGTTGTTGCTCGGGGTCGAGAATTGCTCGTAGTACGTTGGTGGTATCTAGCCCGTTTGTGGCTTATAGCTCGCTGGTGGCAcctagcccgtagatggcacatagcccgttggtggcacatagcccgtagatggcacatagcccgctggtggcacatagcccgctggtggtacatagcccgtagatggcacatagcccgctggtggcacatagcccgtagatggcacatagcccgtggatggcacatagcccgtggatggcacatagcccgtggatggcacattgcccgctggtggcacatagcccgtagatggcgcatagcccgtggatggcacatagcccgtggatggcacatagcccgtggatggcacatagcccgtggattttttaccgagtagagtgctcgggttttgaaaagacataaattctttttaatcttttttattcattgaggggaaaaacttatgtttgagttttacaaaggcctaactcaaacataagtgaaaaaacccctaggtacctcgaaAAAGTAAAACAAGTAACTATTGATAGTATTTTcgaagaacctgggagttccaagttctcggaagcactctgcccgacatgtgtgctattttataggctcctgctcgtccgacctcagtgacttgataggggccttcccagttagGTTCAAGTTTTCCCACTCCAGCATTTCCCTTAGTAATGTCTGCCCGTCGTAGGACCAGATCGCCAATTTGGAAACTCAagggtttaactctcttgttatgatacttagccattctttgcttgtatgcttcgattcttAGCGCTGCCTGCTCTCTTCGCTCTTCCAGTAGGTCTAAGCATAATTTCTGTTCTTCCACGTTCTTAGCCTCATCGAAGAACTGGACCCTTAGAGTTGGCATCCCGATTTCCACCGGTATCATCGCCTCGCACCCATATGTTAGagaaaacggggtgtctcctGTGCCTGCCCTTGGCGTGGTTCTGTAAGCCCATATGACCTTCGGTAGCTCTTCCAACCACTGTCTATCGAACTCCCCCAGCCTGGTCTTGAGCCCTTTTAGGATCGTCCGGTTGGTTACTTCGGTCATCCCATTGCTCTGTGGGTGAACTACTGAAGTGAAACGTAAGTCAATGTGCAAGTCGTTGCAAAATTCCTTGAAGGCTCGGCAGTTGAACTGCTTTCCGTTATCAGTTACCAACGCTCTGGGTATACCGAAACGACACACGATTTGCCTCCAGAAGAAATCCCGGATCCGAGCTTCTGTGATGGTGctcactgcctctacctcgaGCCACTTAGTAAAgtgatctactgccactatcaagaactttttctgccccgtggttggcgtgaaaggccccaggatgtcaattccccacgttgcaaatggccaaggactAGTAATAGGGCACTGCTCTGTAGTAGGAGCGTGTCGGATGTTCTGGTGCCTCTGACAGTTTTCACACttctttactatctcctctGCCTGTCTGACCATCAAGGGCCAGCAGTAGCCTTGCAACACTGCTTTCTTTGCTAACATGCGAGGAGCTATGTGTGCCCCACAAATACCTTCATGTATTTCTCTCAACACATACTCCCCTTCTTCTGCCGTCAAgcatctcgaccacgggtgGGTGAATGACTTTCTGTACAAGACTCCGTCGAGGAACGCGTAGTACGGAGCTTGTCGCAAGATTTTGTAGGCTTTATCTCTATTTCCTGGCAGAGTTCCATCCATCAGGTAGTGGGCTATACCTTGCATCCAATTTTCCAACGGCTGAGTTAGAAAAATGGTTTCATGGTTGTCGATACTGGAATGCTTTTGAACAGAGAAATGAGCCCCCGGTATTTTTTCGTtcactgttgctgctttggcTAATGCATCGGCCTCTTGGTTTTCCAAGCGAGGAACTTGCTCTATCGCCCATTTTcctccgagctcctgaatcttattcaagaagaacttgactctgtccacgtatctcctcatttccgaatcccgagcttcaaaagtacccaAGATTTGGCAAACGACTAACTGAGAATCACTCCTTATCGTTACGTGCTCGGCCTTGACCACGTTTACCATTCTCAATCCGATCAACAGAGCCTCATACTCCGCGGCATTGTTGGATGCCGGGAAATCGAATTTTACCGAGCTGCGGAGTGTGACTCCgtgagggcctttcaagactacgCCCGCTCCAGATCCATCCAGATTTGATGCCCCGTCGACTTCTAACACCCACCGTAGAAGTTGTTCGTCGGGTTCCTCAGGTTGGTCGCTTGCTGTGGTCTCAGCTATAAAATCTGCCAATACTTGTGCTTCAGAGCCGGTCTTGGTTCATACCGGATGTCATATCCTCCCAGCTGGACCGACCAGCTGACCAGCCGTCCCGACATCTCTGGCCTCTGCAGCGCCTTTCTCAAAGGTTGGTTCGTACGTACTACAATGATGTGAGCCTCGAAATATCTCCTTAGTTTTTCCGCCGCCACCttcaatgccaaagcaaatttctcaatttttgggtatctgacctccgggcctttcaagactCTACTGAGATAGTAAACTGGGGTTTGTAGACCCTTATCCTCCTTTACAAGGACTGCTGCTGCTGTCTCGTCATTCACCGAGAGATATAAGTATAAGATTTCTCCGGGCTCAGGTCTACCTAGCACCGGGGGTGTGCTGAGGTAAACCTTCAGCTCTTCAAAAGCTGCGTTACACTCctctgtccacttgaaattctttgtattcttcaggattttgaaaaatggcaaacatcgtttggccgagCAACTCATGAATCTGCCCAACGCCGTTACTCTCCCGTTCAACTTTTGTACCTCCTTCACCGAGCTGGGTGCTTTCATGCTCATCACTGCCTCGATTTTCTCCGGGTTAGCCTCAATGCCTTTCTCCGAGATGAGGTGCCCTAGAAATTTCCCCGAGCGGACTGCGAAAACACACATTTCTGGATTCAGCTTGAGGTTAAAACCcttcagcttttcaaaagtttctacCAAATCCTGTGCGTGATCCTCGATCCCCTTAGATTTTACTactatgtcatccacataaacctcgacatttttgcccagttgatctttaaaaacatgattcatgagtctttgataggttgctccagcatttttcagACCAAAAGGCATCTTTTTGTAGCAATAGGTCCCCAGATCCGTTGTGAAAGCTGTTTTTTCTTCGTCATCTTTACTCATcgggatctggtgatatccctgcGAAGCATCTAAGAAGGCATAGACCGCAAATCCGCACGTCGCGTCCACTagttggtcaatgtttggcagaggaaaactgtcctttgggcaggcattgtttagatcagtgaaatctatacaaagcctccatctaccGTTGGACTTTTTGATCAAGACTACATTGGCCAGCCATTCAGGGTAGTCTACTTTCCTGATGAACCCGGCTTTCAAGAGCTTCTCCACTTCGTCTCGGATAGCAatctgtttctctagagagaaagttcttttcttttgcttgacaggcttGCATTTTGCATCCACATTTAACTTGTGCGAGATGATCTTAGGGTCTACCCCCCCAATATCCTCTGGCTTGTTGGTAAACTCTTCCACatactgttttatccgagctatgatagcttCCCGGTGCTCGTCTGGCCAGTCTACGCCCAGCTTTACATACATCTCGGATCCCTCTGTAAGTTCAATCGTTTCTAAGTTTTCTCGGGGTTTCTGAGCTTTTTTCTCTCTGATGAGCAGCTCGggtgtatcgatgttcatcgtttccaccgtgctgcccatagtggccatgtaacattgcctagatagggtttggtttcccctgatagttatgacctcgttttttactgggattttcatcatcaagtaacgaatactagtcactgcacctgtgctatacaacataggcctaccaagaataccattataagcaagaggcatgtcaactatcatgaacagtgaacgtaccttccgtgttggttccgccaggatTCCCTCTGTTCCGTCCTCCTGAGGTATTTCGATGCCGAGCTCTAAGTCTAGCTCGACCATGCCCTCTGGGGTGACCGGAGCTCCCCCCAGCCCCAGGAGAGGAATGTTCACAGGCTTGAGGTCAGTCTTGGATCCTCCCATTGTCAAAAAGACTGATagagtcaacaagttaaccgagCTTCCATCGTCCACCAGCAATCGTTTTACCCATTTTGAACCAATGATGGCCGATACAATCAAAGCGTCTTCATGAGGAAAATCTACTCCTTTCGCATCCTCTGGcccgaaaacaatgttaggccatGGCGACCCGGTAGATACCGATAtgaccatcttttgctttttctttctgcgtTTGCGACCATACTCGGATTCTGAGGTTCCTCCTGAGATAGTGTTGATTACTCCcgtgacttgtgttttctttgatggggattgggcTTCCCTACTCCCCCCGGGCTCcgacctgaccgagttgaccctcgtatttcctcggtcttggccctccttggccacaacaaaatgttgtaaTCGCCCCTGGCAGACTAATTTGTCTATCTCGCTTCGCAAACGTCCACATTCCTCCGTTTCGTGGCCATAACCATCATGAAAATCACAGAACTTGGATCGGTCTCCATCTTTCACTAGCCTTGGTGGATAACGAATCTCTTCgttgttgtgcttgatccagGATAGAATCTGCTCCCTTGGCGTGTTAAGTGGCACGTACTGTCTCGGTACTCCTGCTCGATCCACAtatccttccgttcctcctCCAATACTGAAACTTGGCTTAGGTCCAGGCCCCGTGCTTGGCGGACTGGTCTGAGCATTGAATGGCTTGCTACCTCTGTACCCCGAAGTCTCGTTCAGaggtcggtaccgatcttgGTTACGGTTAGATCCCTGAGTGTTCTGTGTTTTACTGGGAACCGGGCTAGCCGCCCCATAAGACTTCCTCTGCCTTTCCTCGTCaagattgatataattccaagccctgtccatcaactcggtgtaagtgtcaaccgggttggtgatcaggctgtctcggaagacttgcatgctggtgttatctttcatagcatcgatggcggtatcatcattcaaatcttctatcataatcgcctcggcattgaaccgaGCAATGTAAGCTTTTAAACTTTCTCCCGGTTTTTGAAAGCACTTCTtcaaatcactggatcttttctttcgttcgatgctcggggcaaaatgagttttgaaagccatagcaagctccctgaaactagtaatagagccctccttgaggttctggtaccactTTTGCGCCGCATCACTCAACGTCGAGGGGAACACTTTGCACACTGTGGCGTCCGAGACACTTTGAACTCCCATGGCAACctgaaagcaacttaaatgagtcatcgggtcggatttaccgttatatctgtcaatgggcggatatttaaacttatctggaaatgggtcatcccatatagcctttgacaaagggctagcaatgccacaggtAGTAAAAGGTCGAGACTCTGCCTTGTGCCCTTTGTGCCTATCCAGCTCGGCCTGGACCAGACGAGTAACCTCGTCATGCAAAGTTTTCTGATGCTGAGATGCTGCACCCGAGCTGTGAACACTCTCTGCCCCgtttctcctgaccggtggGACTCCTGCCctcgcggtccgcagaggatctgcctccgggtctgggtctcccctccccaaaccagcgtcaccgcgctgtgtccccggtggtagattctcgtcttgcaccccctcccttcgaggaggaggaggatcattccgaccttcgtctctcggaaaagggcgatcatgccgaccttcgtctctcggcagagggcgatcatgccgaccttcgtctctcggcaaatTAGTGTCACGATGATCTTCGCCTCTGGGTGCTTGATGCTCTGTGGGACCTCTAGGTCTGGGTCGTGGGTGATCGCTCCGACCTTCCTCTCTCGAAGGACGACCATCCTGAAACTCAGCAGCTTGGGGTGGGGGGGCCACGGGGGTGGCCgagggattgtaacttgggtaatactgggacatgactgcaaagtgcatctgctgggcctggtgcagctggcgagccatgtattctaaatattcttgagcttgtaagaccgccggaggtatatcttgcccagaagttgttcctgttcccgtagccaccagtgtagcgtctaccgggaagttgagttgagtgggagacaaggtattgtggaggaaactctgaggcacggtggttcctggggttgataagtgggtgtgacttgcatctgaagcaaaagggttcgcccttggatagttttccaacccatataaaggcacaaatccagctccactgccggaggccctggatcctcccacctgagcattcgccggaggagttaagccagtgatcacagaggtccgaccactagcagagactccaccaaccaagttagcgtcggtaaccgtagttcccagaggatctaccctgtccaaaacaggatcatcagccattgtttcttgtcaagatctgatcagcaacgtcaagagaaccagagtagaacaggggaatacaaaacggattcccacagacggcgccaagtgataaatcaccaaacagGATCCGAGCTAtaacgacctgcacaccacaaacagacagaggtcagaaagaactccggtgggggtcaccggacgttcactccgacgctcaagtgaGATTTGaggtaaaggaagaagaagaagagaaaagagagtgcttagagtagagaaaaagaaattacctagggtttgtccttaaaccctctatttatagttagggtttaaggacaaacctgccttgctggcaggctgtgagcccagtggtcccagaattcGGTTATGCTCACGTGGGAGAATATCCCTGCAGGTGGCGCaatttgttaggtgtgtcag is a window of Mercurialis annua linkage group LG2, ddMerAnnu1.2, whole genome shotgun sequence DNA encoding:
- the LOC126668696 gene encoding uncharacterized protein LOC126668696, with the translated sequence MALVSESSSDLGLGRDCRDVLSDSCCSRCPMWRLLVVYAGSTCLAVKAARKLSVSLSSFSFQFLLSLTPVFVSCCLEVCDMPLVLILDFRHCNFNFGFLNRREKNSHCVLWYVDFPEMGEICSCLPLISFFLVAFPELTCLGVNFQKSGNSFCRLRVSDGMSGDPSDREEGVGYDDNDQGTAEASVEFHVVRSSRANFLEAEEVGTSQPRVSKKSKGKDKTADVGGRPDDRDIKASRCTVGFLDAVRVAFSIPEEYELSVIPEGQRLNNTPPANTIMLTLEHLQSGIRFPLSEEYQRLSAYFKVPLSQIHPNGVRHYSCFLKLCQRTGVVDSMRLFCCLYLLSLKDQNHFAYIRFRGERKDVPGGLFTGITDSLRDFKEDYFRVTHPTAFRGMINTWSSDCHKPDKWFHTPSPFESADIAKLRDATPDGKKAHADVLCPKILVHLCVFVLLLSPLFFYFSRFARLALICCFIRTDLCPMLLSVNSIDVSRLAGKKRKRPANRAPAPAPAPMARAAATAATPEASGVPRPEVPENAAPAVGVSPVPLRVQLPGGIEVPVSAEPVGTIPFINLDSTGTVDGPVQKEAAPRGDVPKEAGPSSKGPRASLADLPPVSSDSSTAASGPQTITRASFAEWVSRHNDGARATLNNLPIAGDVARVTTLPIDLAHYKTHRPENLLAVVSSLCLQAAQVSYLADQNANKNEVDLLLAKNLLLSEQAKVRSAEKRAADAEKKASDGAALVAKLELQLKNSEDRRSEDLEMLGKLRNDVSRLETEKAAEKEDFSKQLADVTRRNELASQGLRSSVEDLKKKLADAVARADKAEVQVTEGATREENLYEDFRKMLYVGEVQVGEFIRGRFGADVDVSDFKLDVVDLHRRAKDLPEDYDIPADIEDYLADDQGEGPN
- the LOC130015133 gene encoding uncharacterized protein LOC130015133: MVVLRERKVGAITHDPDLEVPQSIKHPEAKIIVTLICRETKVAMGVQSVSDATVCKVFPSTLSDAAQKWAWNYINLDEERQRKSYGAASPVPSKTQNTQGSNRNQDRYRPLNETSGYRGSKPFNAQTSPPSTGPGPKPSFSIGGGTEGYVDRAGVPRQYVPLNTPREQILSWIKHNNEEIRYPPRLVKDGDRSKFCDFHDGYGHETEECGRGTSESEYGRKRRKKKQKMVISVSTGSPWPNIVFGPEDAKGVDFPHEDALIVSAIIGSKWVKRLLVDDGSSVNLLTLSVFLTMGGSKTDLKPVNIPLLGLGGAPVTPEGMVELDLELGIEIPQEDGTEGILAEPTRKLGVDWPDEHREAIIARIKQYVEEFTNKPEDIGGVDPKIISHKLNVDAKCKPVKQKKRTFSLEKQIAIRDEVEKLLKAGFIRKVDYPEWLANVYVDDIVVKSKGIEDHAQDLVETFEKLKGFNLKLNPEMCVFAVRSGKFLGHLISEKGIEANPEKIEAVMSMKAPSSVKEWTEECNAAFEELKVYLSTPPVLGRPEPGEILYLYLSVNDETAAAVLVKEDKGGGGKTKEIFRGSHHCSTYEPTFEKGAAEARDVGTADFIAETTASDQPEEPDEQLLRWVLEVDGASNLDGSGAGVVLKGPHGVTLRSSVKFDFPASNNAAEYEALLIGLRMELGGKWAIEQVPRLENQEADALAKAATVNEKIPGAHFSVQKHSSIDNHETIFLTQPLENWMQGIAHYLMDGTLPGNRDKAYKILRQAPYYAFLDGVLYRKSFTHPWSRCLTAEEGEYVLREIHEGICGAHIAPRMLAKKAVLQGYCWPLMVRQAEEIVKKCENCQRHQNIRHAPTTEQCPITSPWPFATALVTDNGKQFNCRAFKEFCNDLHIDLRFTSVVHPQSNGMTEVTNRTILKGLKTRLGEFDRQWLEELPKVIWAYRTTPRAGTGDTPFSLTYGCEAMIPVEIGMPTLRVQFFDEAKNVEEQKLCLDLLEERREQTLLREMLEWENLNLTGKAPIKCHQRAISHKRARYHQRTTSNSRPRATTTPGCPKTIGYPRRATCLNLVYEQLRTNI